From the Fusobacterium varium genome, one window contains:
- the uvrB gene encoding excinuclease ABC subunit UvrB — protein sequence MEVVMFKIHSKYTPTGDQPEAIKELSENIKNGVKDQVLLGVTGSGKTFTIANVIEKTQRPSLILAPNKTLAAQLYAEYKKFFPENAVEYFVSYYDYYQPEAYIATTDTYIEKDSSINDEIEKLRHAATAALINRRDVIIVASVSAIYGLGSAETYKKMTIPIDKKTGIDRKELIERLVSIRYERNDIAFERGKFRIKGDVIDIYPSYMETGYRLEYWGDDLEEISEINTLTGQKIRKNIERIMIYPATQYLTADGDDERIIKEIQRDMKIEVEAFEKKGKLLEAQRLKQRTEYDIEMIREIGYCKGIENYSRYLSGKKVGETPDTLLEYFPDDFLIFIDESHITIPQIRGMYNGDRARKTALVDNGFRLKAALDNRPLKFEEFRDLSHQTVFVSATPGDFEIESSGGIIAEQLIRPTGILDPEIEVRPTGNQVDDLLEEIRKRVEKRERVLVTTLTKKMAEELTEYYLELGVRVKYMHSDIDTLERVEIITGLRKGEFDVLVGINLLREGLDIPEVSLVAILEADKEGFLRSRRSLVQTIGRAARNVEGRVILYGDVITDSMQEAITKTARRRKIQNEYNVINGIDPKSIIKEISEELINLDYGLPEEKQGKEKKLFTSVKDIEKEILKLQKEIAQLSKELDFETAIIKRDEMNRLKNLLLEF from the coding sequence ATGGAGGTTGTTATGTTTAAAATACATTCTAAATATACTCCTACTGGAGATCAGCCAGAAGCAATAAAAGAATTGAGTGAGAATATAAAAAATGGTGTTAAGGATCAAGTACTTTTAGGAGTTACAGGTTCAGGGAAAACATTTACAATAGCTAATGTAATTGAAAAAACTCAAAGACCATCATTGATCTTAGCTCCTAATAAGACATTGGCAGCACAACTATATGCAGAGTACAAGAAATTTTTTCCAGAGAATGCTGTGGAATATTTTGTATCCTACTATGATTATTATCAGCCAGAAGCATATATAGCAACTACAGATACATATATAGAGAAAGATTCTTCAATTAATGATGAGATAGAAAAATTGAGACATGCTGCAACTGCTGCTTTAATAAATAGAAGAGATGTAATAATTGTAGCCTCAGTATCAGCTATATATGGATTGGGATCTGCTGAAACATATAAAAAGATGACTATACCAATAGATAAAAAAACTGGAATAGATAGAAAAGAGTTGATAGAAAGATTAGTAAGTATCAGATATGAGAGAAATGATATAGCCTTTGAAAGAGGAAAGTTTAGAATAAAAGGTGATGTAATTGACATTTACCCATCATATATGGAAACTGGATATAGATTGGAGTATTGGGGTGATGATTTAGAAGAGATTTCAGAGATCAATACTTTAACTGGACAAAAAATAAGAAAAAATATAGAGAGAATTATGATATATCCTGCAACTCAATATTTAACAGCAGATGGTGATGATGAGAGAATTATAAAAGAGATTCAAAGGGATATGAAAATAGAAGTTGAAGCTTTTGAAAAAAAGGGAAAACTTTTAGAGGCTCAAAGATTGAAACAAAGAACAGAGTATGATATAGAGATGATAAGAGAGATAGGATATTGCAAAGGGATAGAAAACTATTCTAGATATCTTTCAGGAAAAAAAGTTGGAGAGACTCCAGATACTTTGCTAGAATATTTTCCAGATGATTTCTTAATCTTTATAGATGAGTCACACATAACTATACCTCAAATAAGAGGGATGTATAATGGAGATAGAGCTAGAAAAACAGCTTTAGTAGATAATGGTTTTAGATTAAAAGCTGCATTGGATAACAGACCTTTAAAGTTTGAAGAGTTTAGAGACCTATCTCATCAAACAGTTTTTGTTTCTGCAACTCCAGGAGATTTTGAGATAGAAAGCTCAGGTGGAATAATAGCTGAACAACTTATAAGACCAACAGGGATACTTGATCCTGAAATAGAGGTAAGACCTACTGGTAATCAAGTTGATGATCTATTAGAAGAGATAAGAAAAAGAGTAGAAAAAAGAGAGAGAGTATTAGTTACAACATTGACTAAAAAAATGGCTGAAGAGTTAACAGAATACTACTTAGAACTAGGTGTAAGGGTAAAATATATGCACTCAGATATTGATACTTTGGAGAGAGTGGAGATAATAACTGGATTGAGAAAAGGTGAATTTGATGTTTTAGTAGGGATAAACCTTTTAAGAGAGGGGCTTGATATACCAGAGGTTTCTTTAGTAGCAATTTTAGAAGCTGACAAAGAGGGATTCTTGAGAAGTAGAAGATCTCTAGTTCAAACTATTGGTAGAGCAGCAAGAAATGTAGAGGGAAGAGTAATTTTATATGGGGATGTAATTACAGATTCTATGCAGGAAGCTATTACTAAAACAGCTAGAAGAAGAAAGATTCAAAATGAGTATAATGTTATTAATGGTATAGATCCTAAGAGTATAATTAAAGAGATAAGTGAAGAGTTGATTAACTTAGATTATGGACTGCCAGAAGAAAAACAAGGTAAGGAGAAAAAACTATTTACTTCAGTTAAAGATATAGAAAAAGAGATATTGAAGTTACAAAAAGAGATAGCTCAATTATCAAAAGAACTAGATTTTGAAACTGCAATAATTAAAAGAGATGAGATGAATAGATTAAAAAATTTGTTACTTGAATTTTAA
- the xseA gene encoding exodeoxyribonuclease VII large subunit, producing MFEERTYTVSEFNRKVKDYLEENSDLREFFLEGELSGVTYYKSGHLYFNLKDRDAQIKCVAFKYKFKRIAEDLKDGDSVKLFGDVGFYENRGDFQILVRHIEKKNELGELFIKLEQLKKELGEAGYFDLKHKKPLPKYPKNIGVVTAYTGAALQDIIKTVKKRDNTINIYAYPAKVQGVGAEAEIIKGIKTLNKIEEIDLIIAGRGGGSIEDLWAFNDKDVALAFFNSKKPIISAVGHEIDNLLSDLTADARAATPTQAVELSVPERVKVLETLDDRKRYLNSVIKNQIEVLKKELEKRENSYYIKNFYRELENKNQELVDREERLKRAFQYKINEIKNSLDRRVHKVITLNPLETLKRGYSVVTKDNEIIKSVKNIKIEDEIAIKVTDGIIKGRVKEIN from the coding sequence ATGTTTGAGGAGAGAACATATACAGTAAGTGAATTTAATAGAAAGGTAAAAGACTACCTTGAGGAAAATAGTGATTTGAGAGAGTTTTTTTTAGAGGGGGAATTGTCAGGGGTAACTTATTATAAAAGTGGACATCTGTATTTTAATTTAAAAGATAGAGATGCTCAGATAAAATGTGTAGCATTTAAATATAAGTTTAAAAGGATAGCTGAAGATCTAAAAGATGGTGATTCAGTAAAGCTTTTTGGAGATGTGGGATTTTATGAAAATAGAGGAGATTTTCAAATATTAGTAAGACATATTGAAAAAAAGAATGAGTTAGGAGAACTTTTTATCAAATTAGAGCAACTAAAAAAAGAACTAGGAGAAGCAGGATATTTTGATCTGAAACATAAAAAACCACTACCTAAATACCCTAAAAATATTGGGGTGGTAACTGCTTATACTGGAGCAGCATTGCAAGATATAATTAAAACTGTAAAAAAGAGAGATAATACAATAAATATATATGCTTATCCAGCTAAAGTACAAGGAGTGGGAGCAGAGGCAGAGATAATTAAAGGGATAAAAACTTTAAATAAAATAGAAGAGATTGATCTGATTATTGCTGGAAGAGGTGGTGGAAGTATAGAAGATCTATGGGCATTTAATGATAAAGATGTAGCCTTAGCTTTTTTTAACTCAAAAAAACCTATAATTTCAGCAGTAGGGCATGAGATAGATAATCTTTTAAGTGATTTAACTGCTGATGCTAGGGCAGCTACGCCTACTCAAGCAGTAGAATTATCAGTTCCTGAAAGAGTAAAGGTACTTGAAACTTTAGATGATAGAAAAAGATATTTAAACTCAGTGATAAAAAATCAAATTGAGGTTTTGAAAAAAGAGCTAGAAAAAAGGGAAAATAGTTACTATATAAAAAATTTTTATAGAGAGTTAGAGAATAAAAACCAAGAGTTAGTAGATAGAGAGGAGAGATTAAAAAGAGCATTTCAGTATAAGATAAATGAGATAAAAAATAGTTTAGATAGAAGGGTTCATAAGGTAATAACTTTAAATCCTTTAGAAACATTAAAGAGAGGATATAGTGTCGTAACTAAGGATAACGAGATTATAAAAAGTGTAAAAAATATAAAGATAGAGGATGAGATAGCGATTAAAGTAACAGATGGAATTATAAAAGGGAGAGTAAAGGAGATAAATTAA
- a CDS encoding tetratricopeptide repeat protein produces MKKIALSVVTFLLSSIFVMGEATPIYEYRNEELKKIDAQLDKERDRYRLKKLNAQFEEALNEYIESTNRNSNVIFQLGDQYFRMNQLERAEKIFAMDKSDIRNLFGAATTARFLGKNQEAISRYNEVLDMNPSFYEAYLGRGIANRNLKNYDSAISDFREYLGYNKDEYVYAGIGDIYMATDRYAEAKNILEQGRGVFPNSKILRELLSKVYGKIK; encoded by the coding sequence ATGAAAAAAATAGCATTAAGTGTAGTAACATTTTTATTATCAAGTATATTTGTTATGGGAGAGGCCACTCCAATATATGAGTATCGTAATGAAGAATTAAAAAAAATAGATGCTCAATTAGATAAAGAGAGAGATAGATATAGATTAAAAAAATTAAATGCTCAATTTGAAGAAGCATTGAATGAATATATTGAATCTACAAATAGAAATAGCAATGTAATATTTCAATTGGGAGATCAATATTTTAGAATGAATCAACTTGAGAGAGCAGAAAAAATATTTGCTATGGATAAAAGTGATATAAGAAATCTTTTTGGAGCTGCTACAACTGCAAGATTTTTAGGAAAAAATCAAGAGGCTATCTCAAGATATAATGAAGTTTTAGATATGAATCCAAGCTTTTACGAAGCATATTTAGGAAGAGGAATTGCCAATAGAAATTTAAAAAATTATGATAGTGCTATAAGTGATTTTAGAGAGTACTTAGGGTATAATAAAGATGAGTATGTATATGCTGGAATAGGTGATATCTATATGGCAACTGATAGATATGCAGAGGCTAAAAATATATTGGAACAAGGAAGAGGGGTATTTCCAAATTCAAAAATTTTAAGAGAACTTTTATCAAAGGTTTATGGTAAGATAAAATAA
- the dprA gene encoding DNA-protecting protein DprA, which produces MEWYKLRMAGVRDCVIRNLMERFENYDDIFDFDKYTFINSFQIKEEEYLKIIESKDMNLQEEIEKLSEKDIKILSFKSSDYPENLKNIAQPPVFLYYRGDITLLKKRIIGVVGTRRATTYGRVACEKFSQELVENGIVTASGLALGIDGICHKKTLEKNGKTIAVVGSGLDIIYPRENKVLWELIGKNGLILSEFPLGAEPMARNFPMRNRIIAGISKGILVVESKKSGGSLITAEIALEEGREVFAVPGDIFSPVSEGCNDLIKNSQAKLVTSVADILAEYDWKKIEKLKAKIDLTPQEEKIYSVLETELTLDEIIMKTSIKAGEALAILMDLELKKLVASVAGGKYRRKAYVNDCCFFSQILVK; this is translated from the coding sequence TTGGAATGGTATAAATTAAGAATGGCTGGGGTTAGAGATTGTGTCATTCGGAATTTAATGGAAAGATTTGAGAACTATGATGATATCTTTGATTTTGATAAATATACTTTTATAAATAGTTTTCAGATAAAAGAGGAAGAATATTTAAAGATAATTGAATCAAAGGATATGAATTTACAAGAAGAGATAGAAAAATTAAGTGAAAAAGATATTAAAATTTTAAGTTTTAAAAGTTCAGACTATCCTGAAAACTTAAAAAATATTGCACAACCACCTGTATTCTTATATTATAGGGGAGATATTACTCTTTTAAAGAAAAGAATAATAGGAGTAGTTGGAACAAGAAGAGCTACTACTTATGGAAGGGTTGCTTGTGAGAAATTTTCTCAAGAGTTAGTTGAAAATGGAATTGTAACAGCTAGTGGTTTAGCTTTAGGTATTGATGGTATCTGTCATAAGAAAACTTTAGAGAAAAATGGAAAAACAATAGCAGTAGTAGGAAGTGGACTTGATATAATCTATCCTAGAGAAAATAAAGTGCTATGGGAACTTATAGGGAAGAATGGATTGATTTTAAGTGAGTTTCCTTTGGGAGCAGAGCCAATGGCACGAAATTTTCCCATGAGAAATAGAATAATTGCAGGAATATCAAAGGGAATTTTAGTAGTTGAAAGTAAAAAAAGTGGAGGAAGTTTAATAACTGCTGAGATAGCTTTAGAAGAGGGAAGAGAAGTTTTTGCTGTTCCTGGAGATATATTTTCTCCAGTGTCAGAAGGGTGCAATGATCTGATAAAAAATTCACAAGCTAAATTGGTAACAAGTGTTGCAGATATCCTTGCTGAATATGATTGGAAAAAAATTGAAAAGCTAAAAGCAAAAATAGATTTAACTCCTCAAGAGGAAAAAATATACTCTGTTTTAGAAACAGAATTAACTTTAGATGAGATAATAATGAAAACCTCTATAAAAGCAGGAGAAGCACTAGCAATCTTAATGGATTTAGAGTTAAAAAAATTAGTTGCAAGTGTGGCAGGTGGGAAGTATAGACGAAAGGCATATGTAAATGATTGTTGCTTTTTTTCACAAATTCTAGTAAAATGA
- the topA gene encoding type I DNA topoisomerase encodes MGKKNLVIVESPAKAKTIEKILGKDFHVVASFGHVRDLPKSKLGVDVDNNFKPSYSTIKGKGEVIKNLKDMAKKSDKVFLASDPDREGEAIAWHIAYALKLSENDPNRIEFNEITETAIKDSITHPRKIDMDKVNAQQARRILDRLVGYGISSLLWKSISSNTSAGRVQSVALKLICDLEDEIKKFIPVKFWEIKGEFTNKLKLSLYKVEDKKIDKLTDEKIVEEIKKVEKKDFEVIEAKVSKKSKNSPLPLKTSTLQQLASSYLGFSASKTMRIAQGLYEGIDIEGTHKGLITYMRTDSTRISDDAVEMAKNYILENFGKEYLGVKKTSKSKQKIQDAHEAIRPTDINLTPDSLKNALDKDQQKLYKLIWERFVISQLAPMKYEQFELVCNYDKFSFRGTINKIIFDGYYKVFKEEEDLPLGEFPDIKVGDILKLEKLLIKEEYTKPPSRFTESSLVKKLEAEGIGRPSTYATIIETLKKREYVALEGKSFTPTALGYEIKNKLDENFPNIMNIKFTAELENELDEVAEGEKDWISLLSVFYKDLKYYIDKFKIKVEEEMSRIIESDVPCSCGKGNMILKTGRFGRYLACPNEEDGCKERISLKGIEIPAEEIENGKIYVKEKVEELVKAKKGKKTDVVTSTGVKYLLKTGRFGSYLESENFSEDNDRMPLPPEIRKMLANNKIEEKNGVMQINTELKKIKDEEDRILKAAGKCEKCGRPFKISRGRWGKFLACTGYPECKNIKKIEK; translated from the coding sequence TTGGGTAAGAAAAATTTAGTAATAGTTGAATCCCCAGCTAAGGCTAAGACAATAGAAAAAATACTTGGAAAGGACTTTCATGTAGTAGCATCATTTGGGCATGTTAGAGATCTGCCTAAAAGTAAATTAGGGGTAGATGTAGATAATAATTTTAAACCCTCTTATTCTACTATAAAAGGAAAAGGGGAAGTAATAAAAAATTTAAAAGACATGGCTAAAAAATCAGATAAAGTATTTTTGGCATCTGACCCTGATAGAGAGGGAGAGGCAATAGCATGGCATATAGCTTATGCTCTAAAACTTTCAGAAAATGATCCTAATAGAATAGAGTTTAATGAGATAACAGAAACAGCTATTAAAGATTCGATAACACATCCTAGAAAAATTGATATGGATAAGGTAAATGCACAACAAGCAAGAAGAATCTTAGATAGATTAGTGGGATATGGAATAAGTTCTCTACTTTGGAAAAGCATATCATCAAATACAAGTGCAGGAAGAGTTCAATCAGTGGCACTTAAATTAATATGTGATCTTGAAGATGAGATAAAGAAATTTATTCCAGTTAAATTTTGGGAGATAAAAGGTGAGTTTACTAATAAGTTAAAACTTTCATTATATAAAGTGGAAGATAAAAAGATTGATAAACTTACTGATGAAAAAATTGTTGAAGAGATAAAGAAAGTTGAGAAAAAAGATTTTGAAGTGATTGAAGCTAAGGTTTCAAAGAAGAGCAAAAATTCTCCACTTCCATTAAAAACAAGTACTTTACAACAATTAGCATCATCATATCTGGGATTCTCAGCATCAAAAACTATGAGAATAGCTCAAGGGCTTTATGAGGGAATAGATATTGAAGGAACTCATAAAGGGCTTATTACATATATGAGAACAGATTCTACAAGAATATCAGATGATGCAGTAGAAATGGCTAAAAACTATATTCTTGAAAACTTTGGTAAAGAGTATTTAGGTGTTAAAAAGACAAGTAAGAGTAAACAAAAAATTCAAGATGCTCACGAAGCTATTAGACCAACAGATATAAATTTAACTCCAGATAGTTTAAAAAATGCTCTGGATAAAGATCAGCAAAAATTATATAAACTTATTTGGGAGAGATTTGTTATATCACAATTAGCTCCAATGAAATATGAGCAATTTGAGCTTGTGTGTAACTATGATAAATTTTCTTTTAGAGGAACTATCAATAAAATTATCTTTGATGGATATTATAAGGTATTTAAAGAGGAAGAGGATCTTCCATTAGGAGAGTTTCCAGATATCAAAGTTGGAGATATATTAAAATTAGAAAAACTGTTGATAAAAGAGGAGTACACTAAACCACCTTCAAGATTTACTGAGTCTTCTCTAGTAAAAAAATTAGAAGCAGAGGGAATCGGTAGACCATCTACATATGCAACAATTATAGAAACTTTGAAAAAAAGAGAGTATGTTGCTCTTGAAGGAAAAAGTTTTACTCCAACAGCATTAGGTTATGAGATTAAAAATAAGTTAGATGAAAATTTCCCTAATATAATGAATATAAAATTTACTGCTGAACTTGAAAATGAGTTGGATGAGGTAGCAGAGGGAGAAAAGGATTGGATATCTCTACTTTCAGTTTTCTACAAAGATCTAAAATATTATATAGATAAATTTAAGATAAAAGTAGAAGAGGAGATGTCAAGAATTATAGAATCAGATGTTCCTTGTTCTTGTGGAAAGGGAAATATGATTTTAAAAACAGGAAGATTTGGAAGATACTTAGCTTGTCCTAATGAAGAGGATGGATGTAAAGAGAGAATATCTTTAAAAGGAATAGAGATACCAGCAGAAGAGATAGAGAATGGAAAGATCTATGTTAAGGAGAAGGTTGAAGAGCTTGTAAAAGCTAAAAAAGGTAAGAAAACAGATGTTGTAACTTCAACTGGAGTAAAGTATCTACTAAAAACAGGAAGATTTGGAAGCTATTTAGAGAGTGAGAACTTCTCAGAAGATAATGATAGAATGCCACTACCACCAGAGATTAGAAAGATGTTAGCTAATAACAAGATTGAAGAAAAAAATGGAGTAATGCAGATAAATACAGAGCTTAAAAAGATAAAAGATGAAGAGGATAGAATCTTAAAAGCTGCAGGTAAATGTGAAAAATGTGGACGTCCATTTAAAATTAGTAGAGGAAGATGGGGAAAATTCCTAGCTTGTACAGGATACCCAGAATGTAAAAATATAAAAAAAATAGAGAAATAG
- the trmFO gene encoding methylenetetrahydrofolate--tRNA-(uracil(54)-C(5))-methyltransferase (FADH(2)-oxidizing) TrmFO — protein sequence MEKKEVIVVGAGLAGCEAAYQLAKRGIKVKLYEMKSKKMTEAHKKPYYAELVCSNSLGGDNLANASGLMKEELRRLDSLLIKIADKNRVPAGQALAVDRDGFSIEITEYLKNMENIEIIEEEFTNIPEDQIVLLASGPLTSETLSKEIGELTHSDHLYFYDAAAPIVTLESIDMNKAYRQSRYGKGEGEYINCPMNKEEYYAFYNALITAERVPLKTFEEEKLFEACMPVERIAMTGERTLVFGPLKPKGLINPNTDKMDYAVVQLRQDDKEGKLYNIVGFQTNLKWGEQKRVFSMIPGLENAEFIRYGVMHRNTFINSSKLLDETLRLKSRDNIYFAGQITGSEGYVSSIATGAMAAINIAHRILGKDSFILDDRSAIGAMIKYVTEEKKNFQPMGPNFGIIRSLDGVRIRDKKERYNTISKIALDYLDTKIGELN from the coding sequence ATGGAGAAAAAAGAGGTAATAGTAGTAGGTGCTGGTTTAGCAGGTTGTGAAGCAGCATATCAGTTAGCTAAAAGAGGAATAAAAGTAAAACTTTATGAGATGAAGTCTAAAAAGATGACAGAAGCACATAAGAAACCATATTATGCAGAGTTAGTATGTAGTAACTCTTTAGGTGGAGATAATCTTGCAAATGCTTCTGGACTTATGAAAGAAGAGTTAAGAAGATTAGATTCTTTATTAATAAAAATAGCTGATAAAAACAGAGTTCCAGCAGGACAGGCTCTAGCAGTAGATAGAGATGGTTTTTCAATAGAGATAACTGAATATCTAAAAAATATGGAAAATATTGAGATAATAGAAGAAGAATTTACAAATATACCAGAAGATCAAATAGTTTTATTAGCATCTGGACCATTAACTTCAGAAACATTGTCTAAAGAGATAGGAGAGTTAACTCATAGTGATCATCTATATTTCTATGATGCAGCAGCTCCAATAGTGACTTTAGAATCTATTGATATGAATAAAGCATACAGACAATCACGTTATGGAAAGGGAGAAGGGGAGTATATAAACTGCCCTATGAATAAAGAGGAGTATTATGCTTTCTATAATGCTCTTATTACAGCAGAGAGAGTTCCTTTAAAAACTTTTGAAGAGGAGAAACTTTTTGAAGCTTGTATGCCTGTTGAGAGAATAGCTATGACAGGGGAGAGAACTTTAGTTTTCGGACCATTGAAGCCTAAGGGACTTATCAATCCTAATACAGATAAGATGGATTATGCAGTTGTTCAATTAAGACAAGATGATAAAGAAGGGAAATTATATAATATTGTAGGATTCCAAACAAATCTTAAATGGGGAGAGCAAAAAAGAGTATTTTCAATGATACCAGGATTAGAAAATGCAGAGTTTATAAGATATGGTGTAATGCATAGAAATACCTTTATTAACTCTTCAAAACTTTTAGATGAAACTTTAAGATTAAAGAGTAGAGATAATATTTATTTTGCTGGACAGATTACTGGAAGTGAAGGATATGTTTCATCAATAGCAACTGGAGCTATGGCAGCTATAAATATTGCACATAGAATTTTAGGAAAAGATAGTTTCATCTTAGATGATAGAAGTGCTATAGGTGCTATGATAAAATATGTAACAGAGGAGAAGAAAAACTTCCAACCTATGGGACCAAATTTTGGAATAATAAGATCATTAGATGGAGTTAGAATAAGAGATAAAAAAGAGAGATATAACACAATTTCAAAAATTGCACTAGATTATTTAGATACAAAAATTGGAGAGTTAAATTAA
- a CDS encoding tyrosine-type recombinase/integrase: MENIDKYIKDFLYIMEFGENKSLNTIKSMKKDLSQLSVYLREIEKITVVMEITSVMLRGFLISLQDNNVGKRSLNRKLSSLRSFFKFLLKNNHIKSNPVEVISSPSFEAEKPDILTLDEINRLRAVINTDNANGLRDRLMLELMYSSGITSIEMLKTGEQFFDLDKRELLVFNGKNNRTVFFSERTREYFKKYVEAKKEKYKEKYNPEILFVNGSGNRLSDRSLRRIVDRYAQRANITREISPYSFRHTFALHLLAKGMKINYLKELMGHVTIESTKVYEEMLCRVPFDFMKATMRSEEK, translated from the coding sequence ATGGAAAATATAGACAAATATATAAAAGATTTTTTGTATATAATGGAGTTTGGAGAAAATAAAAGTCTTAATACAATAAAGTCTATGAAGAAAGATCTATCACAATTATCTGTTTACTTGAGAGAGATAGAAAAAATAACCGTTGTAATGGAGATAACCTCTGTTATGTTAAGAGGATTTTTAATCTCTTTACAGGATAATAATGTTGGAAAAAGATCTTTAAATAGAAAACTTTCATCTTTAAGATCATTTTTTAAATTTTTGTTAAAGAATAATCATATAAAAAGTAATCCTGTTGAGGTTATTAGTTCTCCTAGTTTTGAAGCTGAAAAACCTGATATATTAACTTTGGATGAGATAAATAGATTGAGAGCTGTTATAAATACAGATAATGCAAATGGTTTAAGAGATAGATTGATGTTAGAACTTATGTATTCAAGTGGAATAACGTCAATAGAGATGTTAAAAACAGGAGAGCAATTTTTTGATTTAGACAAGAGAGAGCTATTAGTATTTAATGGTAAAAATAATAGAACTGTCTTTTTTAGTGAAAGAACTCGAGAGTATTTTAAAAAATATGTAGAGGCAAAAAAAGAGAAGTATAAGGAAAAATATAATCCTGAAATTCTTTTTGTCAATGGATCTGGGAATAGATTAAGTGATAGATCTCTTAGAAGGATAGTTGATAGATATGCTCAAAGGGCAAATATAACAAGGGAGATCAGTCCATATAGCTTTAGGCACACATTTGCATTGCATTTGTTGGCAAAGGGAATGAAGATTAATTATTTGAAAGAATTGATGGGACATGTTACAATAGAGAGTACAAAAGTATATGAAGAGATGTTATGCAGAGTACCATTTGATTTTATGAAAGCAACTATGAGGAGTGAAGAAAAATGA
- the hslV gene encoding ATP-dependent protease subunit HslV — protein MIKATTIIAVKKDGKVALAGDGQVTFGEVVFKSNAKKIRRIGNYNILAGFAGAAADAFALMDKFENKLDEFGGNLKKASVELAKDWRTDKALRVLDAMLIVADKNMILILSGNGDVIEPDGDVAAIGSGGNYAYAAAKAMLKHTELSAEEIAVEAMDIAGELCIYTNQNIVYDVI, from the coding sequence ATGATAAAAGCTACTACTATAATAGCAGTAAAAAAAGATGGAAAAGTAGCACTTGCTGGAGATGGACAAGTGACTTTTGGAGAAGTAGTTTTTAAAAGCAATGCAAAAAAGATTCGTAGAATAGGTAATTATAATATTCTTGCTGGTTTTGCTGGAGCAGCAGCAGATGCTTTTGCTTTGATGGATAAGTTTGAAAATAAGTTAGATGAATTTGGAGGAAATTTAAAAAAAGCCTCTGTTGAACTAGCTAAAGATTGGAGAACTGATAAAGCTTTAAGAGTTTTAGATGCTATGCTTATAGTGGCAGATAAGAATATGATACTAATTCTTTCAGGAAATGGAGATGTAATAGAACCTGATGGAGATGTAGCAGCTATTGGAAGTGGAGGGAATTATGCTTATGCAGCAGCAAAGGCGATGTTAAAGCATACTGAACTATCAGCAGAAGAGATAGCTGTGGAAGCTATGGACATAGCTGGAGAATTATGTATATATACTAATCAAAATATAGTTTATGATGTGATATAA